A window of the Coprobacter fastidiosus genome harbors these coding sequences:
- a CDS encoding DUF6913 domain-containing protein, with protein sequence MWTYWIKKEIARQLARSQEKRKKRFVDYRKTEILTLLIERESLDSILPVVKDLSKESIRLSLVVLGNGNALDVSAYPEMDILELTPENLRFGKRLPDKNAVRKFIGFNTGVLCDLSLVERLPFLYLMSISMARMKIGLQKVSLNPYDFMIRTSGDITARDLLEKILFYWRSIDIKDNNL encoded by the coding sequence ATGTGGACATACTGGATAAAAAAGGAGATCGCCCGGCAGCTTGCTCGTTCTCAAGAAAAACGGAAAAAGCGATTTGTCGATTATCGAAAGACCGAAATCTTGACGCTATTGATAGAACGGGAAAGTCTCGATTCGATTCTTCCTGTTGTTAAAGATTTGTCGAAAGAATCGATAAGGCTTTCGTTGGTTGTGTTGGGAAATGGGAATGCCCTTGATGTATCTGCTTATCCTGAAATGGATATTTTAGAATTGACTCCGGAAAATTTGAGATTCGGTAAACGGTTACCTGATAAAAATGCTGTCAGAAAGTTTATCGGATTTAATACCGGAGTGTTATGTGATTTGAGTCTTGTCGAGCGGTTGCCGTTTTTATATTTGATGAGTATATCGATGGCCCGTATGAAAATCGGATTGCAAAAAGTCTCATTGAACCCGTATGATTTTATGATTCGTACGTCGGGGGATATAACTGCACGGGATTTGCTGGAAAAAATACTCTTTTATTGGCGTAGTATTGATATAAAAGATAATAATTTATAA
- the pgl gene encoding 6-phosphogluconolactonase — translation MEIYYAKSPEDALRRMTDKLIKIMQSKPGLVPFNLALSGGSTAQRIFALWQEEYKQQIDWNRIRFYWVDERCVSPEDDESNFKHADQQLFRPIGIPRTHIYRIFGEKDPSMEANRYSELINQQLPKKNGLPYFDAIILGIGLDGHTASIFSSCNFLLNDTRSYAVAVHPESKQLRITLTGPVILNSTPLLVPVIGENKKAIFERLLEARTITESFPAACIMYRAASTSVFTDIKER, via the coding sequence ATGGAAATTTATTATGCTAAATCTCCCGAAGATGCTTTGAGGAGGATGACAGATAAACTGATAAAGATCATGCAATCGAAGCCAGGTCTTGTCCCTTTTAATCTGGCGCTGTCAGGGGGTAGTACTGCACAACGGATTTTTGCTCTTTGGCAAGAGGAATATAAACAGCAGATAGATTGGAATCGAATCCGTTTTTATTGGGTGGATGAACGATGCGTGTCTCCTGAAGATGATGAAAGTAATTTTAAACATGCCGATCAACAATTATTCAGACCGATAGGAATCCCTCGGACGCATATTTACCGTATTTTCGGAGAAAAAGACCCGTCTATGGAGGCAAATCGTTATTCGGAGCTTATAAATCAGCAACTCCCTAAGAAAAACGGACTCCCTTATTTTGACGCAATTATATTAGGAATCGGTCTTGACGGACACACCGCTTCGATATTTTCATCTTGTAATTTTTTATTGAATGATACGAGATCGTATGCTGTAGCGGTACATCCAGAATCGAAACAGTTGCGTATAACGTTGACCGGGCCTGTCATATTGAATAGTACACCATTACTCGTTCCGGTAATAGGGGAAAATAAAAAAGCGATCTTTGAACGATTGCTGGAAGCCCGTACGATTACCGAGAGTTTTCCGGCAGCGTGTATTATGTATCGAGCAGCATCAACATCGGTTTTTACGGATATAAAAGAACGGTAA
- a CDS encoding MalY/PatB family protein: MKYNFDEIIPRRGTNSYKWDTPEEENVLPMWVADMDFRTAPAIIETLRRRVEHGIFGYTKVPQNYYDTIVKWFINRHQWEIDSQWIIYTSGVVPAISAIIKAMTIPGDKIIVQTPVYNCFYSSIRNNGCRMIANNLIYQEGRYTIDFDDLELKAADPETKLLLLCNPHNPVGRVWTSEELQRIGDICLQNGVFIIADEIHCELTYEGHNYTPFASLSEEFRLHSATCISPSKAFNLAGLQIANIVAADSNIRSRIDRAINDNEVCDVNPFGVIATIAAYEKSEEWLDALRKYLWENYTYIRYFFKRHLPQYSVLPLEGTYLVWIDCRAAGIGSDNITSCLQNKQKLMVNSGTLYGPGGEGFIRLNIACPRKLLIEGLKRLAKVLGH, translated from the coding sequence ATGAAATACAATTTTGATGAAATAATCCCGCGTCGCGGGACAAATTCCTATAAATGGGATACTCCTGAGGAAGAGAATGTACTGCCTATGTGGGTCGCAGATATGGACTTCCGCACAGCTCCGGCAATTATCGAAACTTTGCGACGAAGAGTGGAACACGGAATCTTCGGTTACACCAAAGTACCGCAAAATTATTATGATACAATAGTCAAATGGTTCATAAACCGCCATCAATGGGAAATAGATTCTCAATGGATTATCTATACAAGCGGAGTAGTTCCGGCAATCTCGGCTATTATTAAGGCCATGACCATACCCGGTGACAAAATAATCGTCCAAACACCTGTCTATAACTGTTTTTATTCGTCAATCCGGAATAATGGATGTAGAATGATAGCTAACAATCTTATTTATCAAGAAGGACGCTACACAATTGATTTCGATGATCTCGAACTCAAAGCCGCCGATCCAGAAACAAAACTTTTGCTGTTATGCAATCCGCACAATCCGGTCGGGAGAGTTTGGACATCAGAAGAATTACAGCGTATCGGTGATATTTGTCTGCAAAACGGAGTATTTATAATTGCAGATGAAATACATTGCGAACTGACATATGAAGGTCACAATTATACCCCTTTTGCATCTCTATCCGAAGAATTCCGATTGCATTCTGCAACCTGCATCTCACCCAGCAAAGCTTTTAATCTTGCAGGTTTACAGATTGCTAATATCGTGGCAGCAGACAGCAATATCCGCAGCCGGATAGACCGAGCGATCAACGACAATGAAGTGTGCGACGTCAATCCATTCGGTGTCATCGCCACAATAGCGGCCTATGAGAAAAGCGAAGAATGGCTCGATGCCTTACGAAAATATCTCTGGGAAAATTACACATATATTCGTTACTTTTTTAAACGGCATTTACCTCAATATTCTGTACTTCCGCTTGAAGGTACATATCTGGTCTGGATCGATTGCCGAGCCGCCGGAATCGGATCAGACAACATAACTTCATGTTTGCAAAACAAACAGAAACTAATGGTTAATTCCGGTACATTATACGGCCCAGGTGGAGAAGGATTTATCCGCTTAAATATTGCTTGCCCCAGAAAGCTTCTTATCGAAGGTCTGAAAAGACTCGCCAAAGTTCTTGGACATTGA
- the trmD gene encoding tRNA (guanosine(37)-N1)-methyltransferase TrmD, translating into MHIDIITVLPELLEGPLNHSILKRAQDKKLAKIVVHNLRDYSTNKHRRVDDYPFGGSAGMVMQVEPIDRIISKLKSERNYDEIIYTSPDGETFNQPMANSLSLCQNLIILCGHYKGIDYRIREHLITKEISIGDYVLTGGELAAAIISDAIIRLIPGAIGDEQSALSDSFQDNLLAPPVYTRPAEYKGWKVPEILLSGHQRKIEEWQHEQSIERTRRLRPDLLDD; encoded by the coding sequence ATGCACATCGACATCATCACCGTTTTACCGGAATTATTGGAAGGACCGTTAAATCACTCCATACTAAAACGTGCTCAGGATAAAAAGCTGGCAAAGATAGTGGTACATAATCTCCGGGATTATTCTACTAACAAACATCGACGCGTAGATGATTATCCTTTCGGTGGTTCAGCCGGAATGGTGATGCAAGTCGAACCGATAGATCGAATTATTTCTAAACTGAAATCGGAAAGAAATTATGACGAAATCATTTATACTTCTCCCGATGGCGAAACATTCAATCAACCGATGGCAAACTCTTTATCGTTATGCCAAAATTTAATTATCTTGTGCGGACATTATAAAGGTATCGACTACCGCATTCGAGAACATCTGATTACCAAAGAAATATCAATAGGAGATTATGTCCTTACCGGCGGAGAATTAGCGGCTGCCATAATATCGGATGCCATAATACGGCTTATACCCGGCGCAATCGGAGACGAACAATCGGCTTTATCGGATTCTTTCCAAGACAATTTATTAGCACCGCCCGTATATACACGACCGGCCGAATATAAAGGGTGGAAAGTTCCCGAGATACTCCTATCGGGGCATCAGAGAAAAATCGAAGAATGGCAACATGAACAATCTATTGAACGTACCCGTCGCCTTCGTCCGGATTTACTCGATGATTAG
- the dapA gene encoding 4-hydroxy-tetrahydrodipicolinate synthase, with the protein MAQINLKGMGVALITPFKDDESIDFDALSKLIEYQIQNGIDYLVVLGTTAETPTLTEQEKNEVLSFVIERVKERVPIVLGLGGNNTRGIVERLKTESFQGVDAILSVVPYYNKPSQEGIYQHYKAIASATKLPVILYNVPGRTGVNMTAETTLRLAREFDNIVAIKEASGNITQMDDIIKNKPKDFMVISGDDGITFPLITLGAVGVISVIGNAFPREFSRMVRLALEGDYANALLIHHKFTELFELLFVDGNPAGVKSILSSMGYIRNRLRLPLVPTRITTYEKIRVVLQKLNIMC; encoded by the coding sequence ATGGCACAAATAAATTTAAAAGGAATGGGGGTAGCTTTGATCACGCCATTCAAGGATGACGAATCGATCGATTTTGACGCTCTTTCCAAATTAATAGAATATCAGATACAAAACGGTATAGATTATTTAGTAGTATTAGGGACTACAGCTGAAACACCAACTTTGACCGAACAAGAAAAAAATGAAGTACTTTCTTTTGTTATCGAGAGGGTAAAAGAACGGGTACCTATAGTTTTAGGGTTAGGTGGAAACAATACGAGAGGAATAGTGGAACGTTTGAAGACAGAGTCTTTTCAGGGTGTAGATGCCATACTGTCTGTCGTACCTTATTATAATAAACCTTCTCAAGAGGGTATCTATCAGCATTATAAAGCGATTGCTTCGGCAACTAAACTTCCCGTTATTCTTTATAATGTGCCCGGTCGTACCGGTGTGAATATGACAGCAGAGACCACTCTGCGTTTGGCCCGTGAATTTGATAATATCGTGGCGATCAAGGAGGCATCCGGAAATATAACGCAGATGGATGATATAATCAAAAACAAACCGAAAGATTTTATGGTAATATCTGGAGACGACGGTATTACTTTTCCTTTGATAACGTTGGGTGCTGTCGGGGTAATATCGGTAATAGGGAATGCATTTCCGAGGGAATTCAGTCGTATGGTGCGTTTGGCTTTGGAAGGAGATTATGCAAATGCGTTGTTGATACATCATAAATTTACCGAATTGTTTGAGTTGCTTTTTGTCGATGGAAATCCAGCCGGAGTAAAAAGTATTTTAAGTTCTATGGGATATATTCGTAATCGGTTGCGGTTACCCCTTGTTCCCACCCGTATTACTACGTATGAAAAAATACGAGTCGTTTTGCAGAAATTAAATATTATGTGTTGA
- the pepT gene encoding peptidase T, translating to MNLVDRFLHYVSFDTQSDELTHMTPSTPGQMIFAQELEKELRKIGMTEVSLDENGYLMATLPPNTSKNIPVIGFIAHLDTSPDLSGRHVTPRIIKNYDGNDIPLCPEENIILHTKDFPEVKKYIGQDLIVTNGKTLLGADDKAGIAEIISAMEYLIQHPEIKHGKIRVAFTPDEEIGQGPHKFDVKKFGAEWAYTLDGGEIGELEYENFNAAIAKILFKGRNVHPGYAKHKMINSLRIANQYAIMLPRWETPEHTEGYEGFYHLISCEGTVEQTTLTYIIRDHDRDRFERRKKEFEHLVRKINKEFPNCASLEIKDQYYNMREMVEPVMHIVDLASQAMKEVGIVPIVKPVRGGTDGAQLSFMGLPCPNIFAGGHNFHGRYEFVPIQSMEKARDVVIQIARLAAEK from the coding sequence ATGAATTTAGTTGACCGTTTTCTGCACTATGTAAGTTTCGATACACAATCGGACGAACTGACACACATGACTCCCAGTACTCCGGGACAAATGATTTTTGCACAAGAACTCGAGAAAGAATTAAGGAAAATAGGTATGACCGAAGTATCGCTCGATGAGAACGGATACTTGATGGCAACCCTTCCTCCCAATACATCCAAAAATATTCCTGTCATCGGATTTATCGCCCATCTCGATACAAGTCCCGACCTTTCAGGGCGGCATGTTACCCCTCGTATCATAAAAAACTATGACGGCAATGACATTCCATTATGTCCTGAAGAAAACATTATCTTACATACCAAAGATTTTCCGGAAGTAAAAAAATATATAGGACAAGACCTTATCGTCACAAACGGTAAAACGTTATTAGGTGCTGATGATAAAGCCGGAATTGCCGAGATTATTTCGGCTATGGAGTATCTGATACAACATCCGGAAATCAAACACGGAAAAATACGCGTAGCATTTACTCCAGACGAAGAGATCGGGCAAGGTCCTCATAAATTTGATGTTAAAAAATTTGGAGCAGAATGGGCTTATACTCTCGACGGAGGAGAAATAGGTGAATTGGAATATGAGAACTTTAACGCTGCTATCGCTAAAATTTTGTTTAAAGGGCGCAATGTTCATCCGGGATATGCCAAGCATAAAATGATCAATTCATTACGCATCGCCAATCAATATGCCATTATGCTACCTCGCTGGGAAACACCAGAACATACCGAAGGGTATGAAGGGTTTTATCATCTAATTTCTTGTGAAGGAACTGTCGAGCAAACTACATTGACTTATATTATTCGTGACCACGACCGAGACCGTTTCGAACGCCGCAAAAAGGAATTCGAACATCTGGTTCGCAAAATCAATAAAGAATTTCCTAATTGTGCAAGCCTCGAAATCAAAGACCAATACTACAATATGCGTGAAATGGTAGAACCGGTTATGCACATTGTCGATTTGGCTTCTCAAGCGATGAAAGAGGTCGGGATCGTGCCTATCGTAAAACCGGTACGAGGAGGAACTGACGGAGCTCAGCTTTCATTCATGGGACTACCGTGCCCCAATATATTCGCAGGCGGTCATAATTTTCACGGACGATATGAGTTCGTACCTATACAATCCATGGAAAAAGCCCGTGATGTCGTTATACAAATCGCTCGACTGGCTGCAGAAAAATAA
- a CDS encoding MATE family efflux transporter — protein sequence MRTRVNKTDYLLSLIREGKKMTLKQQLKLTVYLSIPAIMAQLSSIVMQYVDASMVGSLGANASASIGLVSTTTWLFWGLCAAAATGFSVQVAHLIGAGNFAGARKILRQSITATLLFGSSLAAIGVFISDFLPGWLGGDEIIRKDSSVYFLIFSLFLPVLQMNFLASGMLRCSGNMYIPSILNILMCLLDIIFNFFLIFPKRQIEIMGLNIDIYGAGLGVKGAALGTVLAELVTAGGMMWYLCYRSPILKLSGERGYFLLRQDTLRNAVRISFPMGFEHIAICGAQIMTTIIVAPLGIIAIAANSFAIIAESLCYMPGYGISEAATTLVGQSLGANRLKLLRRFANIAVWSGISIMGIMGVFMYIAAPQIIGVMTPIEEIRTLGTDILRIEAFAEPMFAAAIVTYGIFVGVGNTFIPSLMNFGSIWGIRLTLAALLAPTMGLRGVWLAMCIELCFRGVIFLFRLWQGKWIYKVRLKI from the coding sequence ATGAGAACAAGGGTAAATAAAACCGACTATCTTTTATCTCTTATCCGGGAAGGTAAAAAAATGACCCTGAAACAGCAGTTAAAACTAACTGTATACCTCAGTATCCCGGCTATTATGGCACAACTGTCTTCTATTGTCATGCAATACGTAGATGCGTCGATGGTCGGCAGTTTGGGAGCAAATGCATCGGCTTCTATCGGACTGGTATCAACAACGACATGGTTGTTTTGGGGATTGTGTGCAGCAGCTGCAACAGGCTTCTCCGTGCAAGTGGCACATCTTATCGGAGCTGGAAATTTTGCCGGAGCAAGAAAAATTTTACGTCAATCCATTACTGCGACATTGCTATTCGGCTCTTCATTAGCAGCTATCGGAGTTTTCATCAGTGACTTTCTCCCCGGCTGGTTGGGCGGAGACGAGATAATCAGAAAAGATTCATCTGTCTATTTTCTGATTTTTTCTCTCTTTTTACCGGTATTACAAATGAATTTTTTGGCCAGCGGAATGTTACGGTGTAGTGGAAATATGTATATACCGAGCATATTAAATATACTGATGTGTCTGCTTGACATAATATTCAATTTCTTTCTGATATTTCCGAAACGACAGATCGAAATCATGGGTCTAAATATCGACATTTATGGCGCAGGTTTAGGGGTAAAAGGCGCAGCATTGGGAACAGTACTTGCCGAGTTGGTAACTGCCGGAGGGATGATGTGGTATCTCTGTTACCGTTCGCCCATACTGAAATTATCCGGGGAACGAGGATATTTTTTACTCCGGCAAGATACATTACGAAATGCTGTCCGCATATCCTTTCCAATGGGATTTGAACATATAGCTATATGCGGTGCTCAGATTATGACAACAATTATAGTAGCACCACTCGGTATCATAGCCATTGCCGCCAACTCGTTTGCCATCATTGCCGAAAGTCTCTGCTATATGCCCGGATACGGTATTTCCGAGGCAGCAACAACATTAGTCGGGCAAAGTCTTGGTGCAAACCGATTAAAATTGCTTCGTCGCTTTGCAAATATAGCCGTATGGTCGGGAATATCGATTATGGGAATCATGGGTGTATTTATGTATATAGCAGCCCCGCAAATCATCGGCGTAATGACTCCGATAGAAGAAATCAGAACGTTGGGAACTGATATCTTAAGGATAGAGGCTTTTGCCGAGCCTATGTTCGCAGCAGCTATCGTAACCTATGGCATATTTGTCGGAGTGGGCAATACGTTCATTCCCAGCCTGATGAATTTCGGAAGTATTTGGGGTATAAGACTAACACTGGCGGCTTTGCTCGCCCCAACAATGGGATTACGAGGCGTATGGCTGGCCATGTGTATCGAACTCTGCTTCCGCGGAGTGATATTTCTTTTCAGATTATGGCAAGGCAAATGGATTTATAAAGTACGACTAAAAATATAA
- the ligA gene encoding NAD-dependent DNA ligase LigA, with product MNEIKEKIEHLRQELNEHNYNYYVLNAPVISDREFDRMMEELQQLEKEYPQYSDPNSPTQRVGNDINKAFTQVKHKYPMLSLGNTYTIDEVASFYDRVRSGLNEDFRIVGELKYDGTSISLTYRHGKLLRAVTRGDGVQGDDVTENVKTIRSIPLQLRGTGYPDEFEIRGEILMPWTVFEQLNAEREREEETLFANPRNAASGTLKLQNSAIVASRNLDAYLYYLLGEDLPSDDHYENLQIARSWGFKISDAMQVCHSLEEMKAFIDYWDVNRKNLPVATDGIVFKVASLRQQKNLGYTAKSPRWAMAYKFQAEQALTRLNSVSYQVGRTGTVTPVANLDPVQLSGTVVKRASLHNDDIIQSLDLHIGDMVFVEKGGEIIPKITGVDFDARGLLIGEKVTFIKQCPECGTPLVRYEGEAAHYCPNEMGCPPQIKGRIEHYISRRAMDIDGLGPETIDLFYRLGMVRTVADLYSLNESEIASLERLGEKSARNIIEAVDRSLQVPFERVLFALGIRFVGETVAKKLANSFVSIEALESATLDDLVGVDEIGPRIAQSVRAYFENEQNRNLIKRLEEAGVQMRISEDRLSGFTDKLDGATIVISGTFTHHSRDEYKQMIEQHGGKNTGSVSAKTTYLLAGENMGPAKLEKARKLGIKIISEEDFLQIIQ from the coding sequence ATGAATGAAATAAAAGAGAAAATAGAACATTTGCGACAGGAACTGAATGAACATAATTATAATTATTATGTATTGAATGCTCCTGTTATATCAGACCGGGAATTTGACCGGATGATGGAAGAACTGCAACAATTAGAAAAAGAATATCCTCAATATAGCGATCCTAACTCTCCGACACAACGGGTAGGCAATGATATTAATAAGGCTTTCACTCAGGTGAAGCATAAATATCCTATGCTTTCTTTGGGAAACACTTATACGATCGATGAAGTGGCGTCGTTTTATGACCGGGTGCGTTCGGGACTTAATGAAGATTTTCGTATTGTAGGAGAATTGAAATATGACGGCACGTCTATATCGCTTACATATCGACATGGGAAATTGCTTAGGGCTGTAACGAGAGGCGACGGTGTACAAGGAGATGATGTCACGGAGAATGTGAAGACGATTCGTAGTATTCCTTTGCAATTAAGGGGAACTGGATATCCGGATGAATTTGAGATACGAGGTGAAATTTTAATGCCTTGGACTGTTTTTGAACAATTGAATGCAGAGAGAGAAAGAGAAGAGGAAACTCTTTTTGCCAATCCTCGAAATGCCGCATCCGGTACATTGAAACTGCAGAACTCTGCGATTGTAGCATCCCGTAATTTAGATGCTTACTTATATTATCTTTTAGGCGAAGATCTGCCGTCTGATGACCATTATGAAAACTTGCAGATAGCACGTTCTTGGGGATTTAAGATTTCAGATGCTATGCAGGTGTGCCATTCTTTAGAAGAAATGAAAGCATTTATCGATTATTGGGATGTAAACAGAAAAAATCTGCCTGTTGCAACTGACGGTATTGTTTTTAAAGTAGCTTCTTTAAGGCAGCAAAAGAATTTGGGATATACCGCAAAATCTCCTCGTTGGGCGATGGCATATAAATTTCAAGCGGAACAGGCACTTACCCGATTGAATTCTGTCTCTTATCAAGTGGGACGTACCGGAACGGTTACCCCGGTTGCTAATCTTGATCCGGTTCAATTATCGGGAACTGTCGTAAAAAGGGCTTCGTTACATAATGATGATATTATACAATCTCTTGATTTGCATATCGGAGATATGGTATTTGTAGAGAAAGGAGGAGAGATTATTCCGAAAATTACAGGAGTGGATTTTGATGCGAGAGGGTTATTGATAGGGGAGAAAGTGACTTTCATAAAACAGTGTCCTGAATGTGGAACGCCTTTGGTTCGTTATGAGGGTGAAGCTGCGCATTATTGTCCGAATGAGATGGGATGTCCTCCTCAGATAAAGGGACGGATAGAACATTATATCAGTCGTCGTGCTATGGACATAGACGGTTTGGGACCTGAAACGATAGATCTGTTTTACCGATTGGGAATGGTGCGGACAGTTGCGGATTTATATAGTTTGAATGAGTCGGAGATCGCTTCTTTAGAAAGATTGGGAGAAAAGTCGGCACGTAACATTATAGAGGCTGTCGATAGATCTTTACAAGTACCTTTTGAACGGGTTTTGTTCGCATTGGGAATTCGTTTTGTAGGAGAGACAGTCGCGAAGAAGTTGGCGAACTCTTTTGTTTCGATAGAAGCTTTGGAGTCAGCAACTTTAGACGATTTGGTCGGTGTCGATGAAATCGGTCCTCGTATAGCGCAGAGTGTCCGGGCTTATTTTGAGAATGAGCAGAACCGGAATTTGATAAAACGTTTGGAAGAAGCTGGGGTACAAATGAGAATTTCTGAAGATCGCCTTTCTGGTTTTACCGATAAACTCGATGGAGCTACGATTGTAATCAGTGGAACATTTACACACCATTCTCGAGATGAGTATAAGCAGATGATAGAACAGCACGGCGGGAAAAATACGGGTTCGGTTTCTGCTAAAACGACATATCTTTTGGCCGGAGAGAATATGGGGCCGGCTAAACTTGAGAAAGCTCGGAAATTGGGAATAAAAATTATTTCTGAAGAAGATTTTCTGCAGATAATACAATAA
- a CDS encoding DUF4293 domain-containing protein — translation MIQRIQSFYLFLVAALVLSMLFMPLAGYSNADGNWQFWAMGVYTMADPAQMVLPAWPIAILIALMGLLACISIFLYKNRILQMKFCLFNGLMLLAFYPIFFLYLWVNGKSLAATSSLAAALVIPLVAVILEYMAYRKINQDEQLVRSADRIR, via the coding sequence ATGATACAGCGTATTCAATCTTTTTATCTTTTTTTAGTCGCAGCATTGGTACTTTCTATGCTGTTTATGCCGTTGGCCGGTTATTCCAATGCTGATGGAAATTGGCAATTTTGGGCAATGGGAGTTTATACAATGGCAGATCCTGCACAAATGGTGTTGCCGGCTTGGCCTATTGCTATCTTAATTGCATTAATGGGGCTATTGGCCTGTATATCTATATTTTTATATAAAAACCGTATCTTGCAAATGAAATTTTGTTTGTTTAATGGACTAATGCTACTTGCCTTTTATCCGATATTTTTCTTGTATCTGTGGGTGAACGGTAAATCGTTGGCTGCAACCTCATCATTGGCAGCAGCATTAGTTATTCCTTTGGTTGCGGTTATTTTGGAATATATGGCGTATCGGAAAATCAATCAGGACGAGCAATTGGTGCGTTCGGCCGATCGTATAAGATAA
- the miaA gene encoding tRNA (adenosine(37)-N6)-dimethylallyltransferase MiaA encodes MSEKTLIVLLGPTGVGKTDLSLRIAEQLHCPILSCDSRQLYKGLEIGTAAPSKEQLQRVKHYFVGTLELQDYYSAACYEEDAINLLNRLFSDLNVVLMTGGSMMYIDAVCNGIDELPTVSDEVRKLMIERYKNEGLESLCNELKRLDPIHYEQVDLKNHKRVIHALEICHMTGKPYSELRTHSNKQRPFRILKIGLTRDREELYERINRRVEQMISEGLESEARSVYPHREFNSLNTVGYKEMFAYISGEWNLEKAIEKIKRNTRVYSRKQMTWFKRDPQITWFSPEQESEIMSFIKNQIF; translated from the coding sequence ATGTCCGAAAAAACTTTGATTGTTTTGCTTGGTCCTACCGGAGTCGGAAAAACAGATCTCAGCCTTCGAATTGCCGAACAACTTCATTGTCCGATATTATCATGTGATAGCCGACAACTGTATAAAGGACTGGAAATCGGGACAGCAGCTCCCTCTAAAGAACAGTTGCAACGGGTCAAACATTATTTTGTCGGGACTCTGGAACTGCAAGACTATTATAGCGCCGCATGCTATGAAGAAGATGCTATAAACCTTCTAAATCGTCTTTTCTCCGATCTCAATGTAGTTTTAATGACCGGAGGATCCATGATGTATATCGATGCCGTTTGCAATGGTATAGACGAATTACCTACCGTATCAGACGAAGTGCGGAAACTCATGATCGAACGTTATAAAAATGAAGGATTAGAAAGCCTATGTAACGAGTTGAAACGCCTCGACCCTATTCATTATGAACAAGTAGATTTAAAAAACCATAAACGGGTCATCCACGCACTCGAAATTTGTCACATGACCGGAAAACCGTATTCTGAATTACGTACGCATTCGAATAAACAACGTCCGTTTCGTATTTTAAAAATAGGATTGACCAGAGATCGAGAAGAATTATACGAACGTATTAACCGAAGAGTAGAGCAAATGATTTCAGAAGGGCTCGAATCCGAAGCTCGGTCAGTTTACCCTCACCGAGAATTTAATTCATTAAATACAGTAGGTTATAAAGAAATGTTCGCATATATTTCCGGTGAATGGAATCTTGAAAAAGCTATAGAGAAAATCAAACGAAATACAAGAGTCTATTCCCGAAAACAAATGACTTGGTTCAAGCGAGATCCTCAAATCACATGGTTTTCTCCTGAACAAGAAAGTGAAATCATGTCATTCATCAAAAATCAGATCTTCTGA